A window of Pseudomonas mucidolens contains these coding sequences:
- the glpD gene encoding glycerol-3-phosphate dehydrogenase has protein sequence MPLSTLPAPPLAEVYDVAVIGGGINGVGIAADAAGRGLSVFLCEKDDLASHTSSASSKLIHGGLRYLEHYEFRLVREALAEREVLLAKAPHIVKQMRFVLPHRPHLRPAWMIRAGLFLYDHLGKREKLQGPKSLKFGPDSPLKSEITKGFEYSDCWVDDARLVVLNAMAARENGAHVHTQTRCVSARRSKGLWHMHLERADGSRFSIRAKALVNAAGPWVAKFIKDDLKLESPYGIRLIQGSHLIVPKLYEGAHAHILQNEDQRIVFTIPYLNHLTIIGTTDREYTGDPANVAITEGETDYMLNVVNAHFKKQLSRDDIVHTYSGVRPLCNDESDNPSAVTRDYTLALSGAADEAPLLSVFGGKLTTYRKLAESALAQLAPYFKDIKPSWTAKATLPGGEDMSTPEALAQAIRNTFDWIPSEIARRWSTTYGSRTWRLLEGVQSLADLGDHLGGGLYTREVDYLCTEEWALHPQDILWRRSKLGLFTTPAEQDNLQRYLTQLKQARSKIEAA, from the coding sequence ATGCCCCTTTCTACCTTGCCTGCTCCACCCCTTGCCGAAGTCTATGACGTCGCCGTTATCGGTGGTGGGATCAACGGCGTGGGCATCGCGGCAGATGCGGCCGGTCGCGGTCTGTCGGTATTCCTTTGCGAAAAAGACGACTTGGCCAGCCATACCTCGTCCGCCAGCAGCAAACTGATTCATGGTGGCCTGCGCTACCTTGAACACTACGAATTCCGCCTGGTGCGCGAAGCCCTGGCCGAACGCGAAGTGCTGTTGGCCAAGGCGCCGCACATCGTCAAGCAGATGCGCTTTGTCTTGCCTCATCGTCCGCACCTGCGTCCCGCCTGGATGATTCGCGCCGGATTGTTCCTCTATGACCACCTCGGCAAGCGGGAGAAACTGCAGGGCCCCAAAAGCCTCAAGTTCGGTCCGGACAGCCCGTTGAAAAGCGAAATCACCAAAGGCTTCGAATACTCCGATTGCTGGGTCGATGACGCACGCCTGGTCGTGCTCAACGCCATGGCCGCACGGGAAAACGGTGCCCACGTTCACACCCAGACCCGTTGCGTCAGCGCCCGGCGCAGCAAAGGCCTGTGGCATATGCACCTGGAACGTGCCGATGGCAGCCGGTTCTCGATCCGCGCCAAGGCGCTGGTGAATGCTGCGGGACCGTGGGTCGCCAAATTCATCAAGGACGACCTGAAGCTGGAATCGCCTTACGGCATCCGCCTGATCCAGGGCAGCCACCTGATCGTGCCGAAACTGTATGAAGGTGCCCACGCGCATATCCTGCAGAACGAAGACCAACGCATCGTCTTCACCATTCCATACCTGAACCACCTGACCATCATCGGCACCACCGACCGCGAATACACTGGCGATCCGGCGAACGTCGCGATTACCGAAGGTGAAACCGACTACATGCTCAATGTGGTCAATGCTCACTTCAAGAAACAGTTGAGCCGCGACGATATCGTCCACACTTATTCCGGTGTTCGCCCACTGTGCAACGACGAGTCCGACAACCCGTCAGCCGTGACCCGTGACTACACCCTCGCCCTGTCCGGCGCGGCCGATGAAGCGCCATTGCTCTCGGTATTCGGCGGCAAGCTGACCACGTATCGCAAACTCGCGGAATCGGCGCTGGCGCAACTCGCCCCGTACTTCAAGGACATCAAGCCAAGCTGGACCGCCAAGGCGACCCTGCCCGGCGGCGAAGACATGAGCACGCCGGAAGCGCTGGCCCAGGCCATTCGCAACACGTTCGACTGGATCCCCAGCGAAATTGCCCGGCGCTGGTCCACCACCTACGGCAGCCGCACCTGGCGCCTGCTTGAAGGCGTGCAATCGCTGGCCGACTTGGGTGACCATTTGGGCGGCGGCTTGTACACCCGCGAAGTCGACTACCTGTGCACCGAAGAATGGGCCCTGCACCCGCAAGACATTCTCTGGCGCCGCAGCAAGCTGGGTCTGTTCACCACGCCCGCCGAACAGGACAACCTGCAACGCTACCTGACCCAACTGAAGCAGGCCCGCAGCAAGATAGAAGCGGCCTGA
- a CDS encoding DeoR family transcriptional regulator: MNLPPRQQQILELVRERGYVSIEEMAQLFVVTPQTIRRDINQLAEANLLRRYHGGAAYDSSVENTEYAMRADQMRDEKQRIGEAIAAQIPDHASLFINIGTTTESIARALLNHSHLKIITNNLNVAMMLSAKDDFDVLLTGGNVRRDGGVVGQASVDFINQFKVDFALVGISGIDEDGSLLDFDYQEVRVSQAIIANARKVIPAADSSKFGRNAMIRLGPISLIDCLVTDQQPVPALAQLLSQHKIRLEVV; encoded by the coding sequence ATGAATCTGCCTCCCCGTCAGCAACAAATCCTCGAACTGGTCCGCGAACGCGGCTATGTCAGCATCGAGGAAATGGCGCAGTTGTTCGTTGTGACCCCGCAAACCATCCGCCGTGATATCAATCAACTGGCGGAAGCCAACCTGCTGCGCCGCTACCACGGCGGCGCCGCGTATGACTCCAGCGTCGAAAACACTGAGTACGCCATGCGTGCCGACCAGATGCGCGACGAAAAACAGCGCATCGGCGAAGCCATCGCCGCACAGATCCCCGATCATGCCTCGCTGTTCATCAATATCGGTACCACCACCGAATCGATCGCGCGCGCGCTGCTCAATCACAGCCACCTGAAGATCATCACCAACAACCTCAACGTCGCGATGATGCTCAGCGCCAAGGACGACTTCGACGTGCTGCTGACCGGCGGCAACGTGCGCCGCGACGGCGGCGTGGTGGGCCAGGCGAGCGTGGACTTCATCAACCAGTTCAAGGTCGACTTTGCCTTGGTGGGCATCAGCGGCATTGACGAGGACGGCAGCTTGCTCGACTTCGATTACCAGGAAGTGCGGGTTTCCCAAGCGATCATTGCCAATGCGCGCAAAGTCATTCCGGCGGCAGACTCAAGCAAATTCGGGCGCAACGCCATGATTCGCCTGGGACCGATCAGTTTGATCGATTGTTTGGTCACCGACCAGCAGCCGGTCCCGGCGCTGGCGCAATTGCTCAGTCAGCACAAAATTCGCCTGGAAGTCGTGTAA
- the ybaK gene encoding Cys-tRNA(Pro) deacylase, with amino-acid sequence MTPALELLKKVRAEHRIHSYEHDPKAPSYGLEAAEKLSLDPAQVFKTLLASSEKGELLVAVVPVVGSLDLKALAHAAEVKKVEMADPAAAQRATGYLLGGISPLGQKKRLRTFIDVTAQPFATIFVSAGRRGLEVELAASVLAEHTQARFAPIGRA; translated from the coding sequence ATGACGCCCGCATTGGAGCTGTTGAAAAAAGTTCGCGCCGAACATCGCATTCACAGTTACGAACATGACCCAAAAGCACCGTCCTATGGCCTGGAGGCCGCGGAAAAGTTGAGTCTTGATCCGGCACAGGTATTCAAGACCTTGCTGGCCAGCAGCGAGAAGGGCGAGTTATTGGTGGCTGTGGTACCGGTCGTCGGAAGTCTGGACTTGAAGGCGCTGGCGCACGCCGCCGAGGTCAAGAAAGTCGAGATGGCCGACCCGGCAGCGGCGCAACGGGCTACCGGTTATTTGCTGGGTGGGATCAGCCCGCTGGGACAGAAAAAGCGTCTGCGCACCTTTATCGATGTCACGGCGCAGCCTTTTGCGACAATTTTTGTCAGCGCGGGGAGAAGAGGGCTGGAAGTGGAGTTGGCGGCGTCAGTATTGGCCGAGCATACCCAAGCCCGCTTTGCGCCGATTGGGCGGGCGTGA
- a CDS encoding ABC transporter ATP-binding protein: MSQPLLLNLRNLACGYQDQRVVQNLNLHLNAGDIGCLLGSSGCGKTTTLRAIAGFEPIHEGEITLAGETLSSAGFTLAPEKRRIGMVFQDYALFPHLSVVENIAFGIRKHPQKDHVVGELLELVNLKSLGKRFPHELSGGQQQRVALARALAPEPQLLLLDEPFSNLDGELRRKLSHEVRDILKARGTSAILVTHDQEEAFAVSDHVGVFKEGRLEQWDTPYNLYHEPLTPYVASFIGQGYFIRGQLNTPESVSTELGELRGNRAYTWPIGGAVDVLLRPDDIVYAPDSPLKARIVGKTFLGASTLYRLLLPTGAQLESIFPSHADHQIDTEVGIRVAAEHLVLFQASGSTAAHLPQVDSGVRRYSTTH; the protein is encoded by the coding sequence ATGAGTCAGCCACTTCTGCTGAATCTGCGCAACCTGGCATGCGGTTATCAGGATCAACGGGTGGTGCAGAACCTCAATCTGCACCTCAATGCCGGCGACATCGGCTGCCTGCTGGGTTCCTCGGGATGTGGCAAGACCACCACCTTGCGGGCGATTGCCGGGTTTGAGCCGATACATGAAGGGGAAATCACCCTCGCCGGTGAAACCCTCTCCAGCGCAGGTTTTACCCTGGCTCCCGAGAAACGCCGAATTGGCATGGTGTTCCAGGACTACGCACTGTTCCCGCACCTCAGCGTGGTCGAAAACATTGCCTTCGGTATTCGCAAACATCCGCAAAAAGACCATGTCGTGGGTGAGTTGCTGGAACTGGTCAACCTGAAAAGCCTTGGCAAGCGCTTCCCTCATGAGCTATCGGGCGGCCAGCAACAACGTGTGGCCTTGGCCCGTGCGTTGGCACCCGAACCACAATTGCTATTGTTGGACGAGCCCTTCTCGAACCTCGACGGCGAACTGCGGCGCAAGCTGAGCCATGAGGTGCGTGACATTCTCAAGGCGCGGGGCACCAGTGCGATTCTGGTGACTCACGACCAGGAAGAAGCCTTCGCGGTAAGTGACCACGTCGGCGTCTTCAAGGAGGGTCGCCTGGAACAATGGGATACGCCCTACAACCTCTACCACGAACCGCTGACACCTTACGTCGCCAGCTTTATTGGTCAGGGTTACTTCATCCGTGGTCAGTTGAATACCCCGGAGTCGGTCAGTACCGAACTGGGTGAACTGCGCGGCAACCGCGCCTATACCTGGCCGATCGGCGGAGCGGTAGATGTATTGCTGCGTCCGGATGATATTGTCTATGCCCCGGACAGTCCCTTGAAAGCCCGGATCGTCGGCAAGACGTTCCTCGGCGCTTCGACCTTGTACCGTTTGTTGTTGCCCACCGGCGCTCAGTTGGAATCCATCTTCCCCAGCCATGCCGATCATCAGATCGATACCGAGGTTGGCATTCGCGTGGCGGCAGAACATCTGGTGCTGTTCCAGGCCTCGGGAAGTACAGCGGCACACCTTCCGCAGGTTGACTCAGGCGTGCGGCGCTACAGCACGACCCACTGA
- the glpK gene encoding glycerol kinase GlpK: MTDTQNKNYIIALDQGTTSSRAIIFDRDANVVCTAQREFVQHYPQAGWVEHDPMEIFATQSAVMVEALAQAGLHHDQVAAIGITNQRETTVVWDKVSGRPIYNAIVWQCRRSTEICQQLKRDGHEQYISETTGLVTDPYFSGTKLKWILDNVEGSRERARNGELLFGTVDSWLIWKFTGGKTHVTDYTNASRTMLFNIHTLEWDAKMLDILDIPREMLPEVKSSSEIYGRTKSGIAIGGIAGDQQAALFGQMCVEPGQAKNTYGTGCFLLMNTGDKAVKSRHGMLTTIACGPRGEVAYALEGAVFNGGSTVQWLRDELKIINDAHDTEYFASKVKDSNGVYLVPAFTGLGAPYWDPYARGALFGLTRGVRVDHIIRAALESIAYQTRDVLDAMQQDSGERLKSLRVDGGAVANNFLMQFQADILGTQVERPQMRETTALGAAYLAGLACGFWSSLDELRGKAVIEREFEPQLDEPAKEKLYAGWKKAVSRTRDWEPHESAE, translated from the coding sequence ATGACCGACACACAGAATAAGAACTACATCATTGCCCTCGATCAGGGCACGACCAGTTCCCGAGCGATCATCTTCGATCGCGACGCCAACGTGGTCTGTACAGCCCAGCGCGAATTCGTCCAACACTACCCGCAAGCCGGCTGGGTCGAACACGACCCGATGGAGATCTTCGCGACCCAGAGCGCCGTGATGGTCGAGGCCCTGGCACAAGCCGGCCTGCACCATGACCAGGTCGCCGCCATCGGCATCACCAACCAGCGTGAAACCACAGTGGTCTGGGACAAAGTCAGCGGCCGCCCGATCTACAACGCGATTGTCTGGCAGTGCCGACGCAGTACCGAAATCTGCCAGCAGCTCAAGCGCGACGGCCATGAGCAATACATCAGCGAAACCACCGGCCTGGTGACCGACCCGTACTTCTCGGGGACCAAGCTCAAGTGGATCCTCGATAACGTCGAAGGCAGTCGCGAACGGGCGCGCAACGGCGAACTGCTGTTCGGCACCGTAGACAGCTGGCTGATCTGGAAATTTACCGGCGGCAAGACCCACGTTACTGACTACACCAACGCCTCGCGCACCATGCTTTTCAACATCCACACCCTGGAGTGGGACGCGAAGATGCTGGATATCCTGGATATCCCGCGGGAAATGCTGCCGGAAGTGAAGTCGTCCTCGGAAATCTACGGCCGCACCAAAAGCGGCATCGCCATCGGCGGCATTGCCGGTGACCAACAGGCAGCGCTGTTCGGCCAGATGTGCGTGGAGCCAGGCCAGGCAAAAAATACCTACGGCACTGGCTGCTTCCTGCTGATGAACACCGGGGACAAGGCGGTCAAATCCCGGCACGGCATGCTCACCACCATCGCCTGCGGTCCCCGTGGCGAAGTGGCCTACGCCCTGGAAGGCGCAGTCTTCAACGGCGGCTCCACCGTGCAATGGCTGCGCGACGAACTGAAAATCATCAATGACGCCCACGACACCGAGTACTTTGCCAGCAAGGTCAAAGACAGCAACGGCGTGTACCTGGTGCCCGCCTTCACCGGCCTCGGCGCCCCGTACTGGGACCCGTACGCCCGTGGCGCGCTGTTTGGCCTGACCCGCGGCGTCCGCGTGGATCACATCATTCGTGCAGCGCTCGAGTCGATTGCCTACCAGACTCGCGACGTACTCGACGCCATGCAGCAGGATTCCGGCGAACGCCTGAAATCCCTACGGGTGGATGGCGGCGCCGTGGCCAACAACTTCCTGATGCAGTTCCAGGCCGATATCCTCGGCACCCAGGTGGAGCGCCCGCAAATGCGCGAAACCACGGCGTTGGGTGCGGCGTATCTGGCAGGCCTGGCGTGCGGCTTCTGGAGCAGCCTGGACGAGTTGCGCGGCAAGGCAGTGATCGAGCGCGAATTCGAACCGCAACTGGACGAGCCCGCCAAGGAAAAGCTCTACGCCGGCTGGAAAAAAGCGGTCAGCCGCACCCGCGACTGGGAACCCCACGAGAGCGCTGAATAA
- the argF gene encoding ornithine carbamoyltransferase, giving the protein MSARHFLSLMDCTPEELVSVIRRGIELKDLRNRGVLFEPLKNRVLGMIFEKSSTRTRLSFEAGMIQLGGQAIFLSPRDTQLGRGEPISDCAIVMSRMLDAVMIRTFAHSTLTEFAANSRVPVINGLSDDLHPCQLLADMQTFLEHRGSIQGKTVAWIGDGNNMCNSYIEAATQFDFNLRIACPEGYEPSAEFLAKAGGRAQLFRDPRDAVIGAHLVSTDVWTSMGQEDESAKRLATFAPFQVTRALLDLAAPDVLFMHCLPAHRGEEISLDLLDDQRSVAWDQAENRLHAQKALLEFLVPPAYHHA; this is encoded by the coding sequence ATGAGCGCAAGGCACTTTCTCTCCCTGATGGATTGCACGCCCGAAGAGCTGGTCAGCGTGATCCGTCGAGGCATTGAGCTTAAAGACCTGCGTAATCGCGGCGTACTGTTCGAGCCTCTGAAAAACCGCGTTCTCGGGATGATTTTCGAGAAATCGTCAACCCGCACCCGTTTGTCTTTCGAAGCCGGCATGATCCAGCTCGGTGGCCAAGCCATCTTTCTCTCGCCACGGGATACCCAACTGGGCCGTGGCGAACCGATCAGCGATTGCGCCATTGTCATGTCGCGTATGCTCGATGCGGTAATGATCCGTACCTTCGCCCATAGCACCCTTACCGAATTCGCCGCCAACTCCCGCGTACCGGTAATCAACGGCCTGTCCGATGACTTGCATCCCTGCCAGTTGCTCGCCGATATGCAGACATTCCTCGAACATCGCGGCTCGATCCAAGGCAAGACCGTGGCCTGGATCGGCGATGGCAACAACATGTGCAACAGCTATATAGAAGCGGCGACCCAGTTCGACTTCAACCTGCGCATTGCCTGCCCCGAGGGCTACGAGCCCAGCGCCGAATTTCTCGCCAAAGCCGGTGGTCGCGCGCAGTTGTTCCGCGACCCACGGGACGCCGTGATCGGTGCCCACCTAGTGAGCACCGACGTCTGGACCTCCATGGGCCAGGAAGACGAAAGCGCCAAGCGCCTGGCCACGTTCGCACCGTTCCAGGTCACCCGCGCCTTGCTCGATCTGGCCGCGCCGGACGTGCTGTTCATGCATTGCCTGCCCGCGCATCGCGGCGAAGAAATCAGCCTCGACTTGCTGGACGATCAACGCTCGGTGGCCTGGGATCAGGCGGAAAACCGTCTGCACGCGCAAAAAGCGCTGTTGGAGTTTCTGGTTCCGCCAGCGTACCACCACGCATGA
- a CDS encoding MIP/aquaporin family protein has translation MTTAFQQPSLSSQCMAEFLGTALLIFFGTGCVAALKVAGASFGLWEISIIWGIGVSMAIYLSAGISGAHLNPAVSIALCIFADFDKRKLPFYIIAQIAGAFCSAALVYTLYSNLFFDYEQTHHMIRGSEASLELASVFSTYPHALLNTAQAFLVEMVITAILMGVIMALTDDNNGLPRGPLAPLLIGLLIAVIGSAMGPLTGFAMNPARDFGPKLMTFFAGWGEMAFTGGRDIPYFLIPIFAPIVGACLGAAAYRGLIARHLPNAAPATTDAIEPAASGNRRTS, from the coding sequence ATGACAACTGCTTTTCAACAGCCGTCGCTTTCAAGCCAATGCATGGCCGAGTTCCTCGGCACAGCGTTGCTGATTTTCTTCGGCACCGGCTGTGTTGCCGCGCTCAAGGTCGCGGGTGCCAGCTTCGGCCTGTGGGAAATCAGCATTATCTGGGGGATCGGCGTCAGCATGGCGATCTACCTGAGCGCCGGCATTTCCGGTGCTCATCTCAACCCGGCGGTCAGCATCGCCTTGTGCATTTTTGCCGATTTCGACAAGCGCAAACTGCCGTTCTACATCATCGCCCAGATCGCTGGCGCATTCTGCTCGGCAGCATTGGTGTATACGCTGTACAGCAATCTGTTTTTCGATTACGAACAAACCCACCATATGATCCGTGGTTCAGAAGCCAGCCTGGAATTGGCGTCGGTGTTTTCCACCTATCCTCATGCATTGCTGAACACAGCCCAGGCATTCCTGGTCGAGATGGTCATCACGGCAATCCTGATGGGTGTCATCATGGCCCTGACCGACGACAACAACGGCCTGCCCCGTGGCCCGTTGGCGCCACTGCTGATCGGCCTGTTGATCGCCGTGATCGGCAGCGCCATGGGGCCGCTGACCGGATTTGCGATGAATCCGGCCCGCGACTTCGGACCCAAGCTGATGACCTTTTTTGCCGGCTGGGGTGAAATGGCTTTCACCGGCGGGCGTGACATTCCTTATTTCCTGATTCCGATCTTTGCACCGATTGTCGGTGCCTGCCTCGGCGCTGCAGCGTATCGCGGGCTGATTGCCCGTCACCTGCCCAACGCCGCACCTGCTACAACTGATGCAATTGAACCTGCCGCCAGCGGCAACCGCCGAACCTCTTGA
- a CDS encoding glutamate/aspartate ABC transporter substrate-binding protein, whose protein sequence is MRIVPHILGAAIAAALISTPVFAAELTGTLKKIKESGTITLGHRDGSIPFSYIADASGKPVGYSHDIQMQVVEALKKDLDMPDLKVRYNLVTSQTRIPLVQNGTVDLECGSTTNNAERGQQVDFSVGIFEVGTRLLAKKDSSYKDFADLKGKNVVTTAGTTSERILKSMNADKQMGMNIISAKDHGESYNMLESGRAVAFMMDDALLAGEMAKAKKPGDWTVTGTPQSFEIYGCMVRKGDAPFKKAVDDAIVATYKSGEITKIYDKWFTQPIPPKGLNLQFPMSDELKALIANPTDKPAEDKKS, encoded by the coding sequence ATGCGCATCGTTCCCCATATTTTGGGCGCAGCTATCGCTGCCGCTCTGATTAGCACTCCAGTTTTCGCTGCCGAACTCACCGGCACACTGAAGAAAATCAAAGAGTCCGGCACCATCACCCTGGGCCACCGCGACGGTTCGATCCCGTTCTCCTACATTGCGGATGCTTCCGGCAAGCCAGTGGGTTACTCCCACGACATCCAAATGCAAGTGGTCGAGGCCCTCAAGAAGGACCTGGACATGCCTGACCTGAAGGTCCGGTACAACCTGGTGACTTCGCAGACCCGTATCCCGCTGGTGCAGAATGGCACCGTGGATCTGGAGTGCGGCTCTACCACCAACAATGCCGAGCGCGGGCAACAGGTCGACTTCTCGGTCGGCATCTTTGAAGTCGGCACACGTCTGCTGGCCAAAAAAGACTCGTCCTACAAGGATTTCGCGGACCTGAAAGGCAAGAACGTGGTGACCACCGCTGGCACCACCTCCGAGCGCATCCTCAAGTCGATGAACGCCGACAAGCAAATGGGCATGAACATCATCTCCGCCAAGGACCACGGCGAGTCCTACAACATGCTCGAGAGCGGTCGCGCAGTGGCGTTCATGATGGACGACGCACTGCTCGCCGGTGAAATGGCCAAGGCCAAGAAGCCAGGTGACTGGACCGTGACCGGCACGCCGCAATCCTTCGAGATCTACGGTTGCATGGTCCGCAAAGGCGACGCGCCGTTCAAGAAGGCCGTGGATGACGCCATCGTCGCCACCTACAAGTCCGGCGAAATCACCAAGATCTACGACAAGTGGTTCACCCAGCCAATTCCACCAAAAGGCCTGAACCTGCAATTCCCGATGAGCGATGAGCTCAAGGCGCTGATTGCCAATCCGACCGACAAGCCGGCCGAAGATAAAAAATCCTGA
- a CDS encoding amino acid ABC transporter permease: MNYNWDWGVFFKSTGVGSETYLDWFISGLGWTIAIAIVAWIIALLLGSILGVMRTVPNRIVSGIATCYVELFRNVPLLVQLFIWYFLIPDLLPQNLQDWYKQDLDPTTSAYLSVVVCLGLFTAARVCEQVRTGIQALPRGQEAAARAMGFKLPQIYWNVLLPQAYRIIIPPLTSEFLNVFKNSSVASLIGLMELLAQTKQTAEFSANLFEAFTLATLIYFTLNMSLMLLMRLVEKKVAVPGLISVGGK, from the coding sequence ATGAATTACAACTGGGACTGGGGCGTGTTCTTCAAGTCCACCGGCGTGGGCAGCGAGACCTATCTCGACTGGTTCATCTCCGGTTTGGGCTGGACCATCGCCATCGCCATCGTGGCGTGGATCATCGCCTTGCTGCTGGGCTCGATATTGGGCGTGATGCGCACCGTACCTAACCGCATCGTATCGGGCATCGCCACTTGCTACGTGGAGCTGTTTCGCAACGTACCGCTGCTGGTTCAGCTGTTCATCTGGTACTTCCTGATACCCGACCTGCTGCCGCAAAACCTGCAAGACTGGTACAAACAAGACCTCGACCCGACCACCTCGGCCTACTTGAGCGTTGTCGTGTGTCTGGGCCTGTTCACTGCCGCGCGTGTGTGTGAACAAGTGCGTACCGGCATCCAGGCCCTGCCGCGTGGCCAGGAAGCTGCCGCGCGCGCCATGGGCTTCAAGCTGCCACAGATCTACTGGAACGTGCTGCTGCCCCAGGCCTACCGGATCATCATTCCGCCCCTTACCTCGGAATTCCTCAACGTCTTCAAGAACTCCTCGGTGGCGTCGCTGATCGGCCTGATGGAACTGCTGGCACAAACCAAGCAGACCGCAGAGTTCTCGGCGAACCTGTTCGAGGCCTTCACCCTGGCGACGCTGATCTACTTCACCCTCAACATGAGCCTCATGCTGCTGATGCGCCTGGTCGAGAAGAAAGTCGCGGTGCCCGGCCTGATCTCCGTGGGGGGTAAATAA